A window from Zonotrichia albicollis isolate bZonAlb1 chromosome 8, bZonAlb1.hap1, whole genome shotgun sequence encodes these proteins:
- the LOC141729766 gene encoding olfactory receptor 14A16-like, translating into MSNSSSITHFLLLALADTRQLQLLHFCLLLGISLAALLGNGLIISAVACGHHLHTPMFFFLLNLALSDLGSICTTVPKAMHNSLWDTRDISYSGCAAQLFFFLFFISAELSLLTIMCYDRYVSICKPLHYGTLLGSRVCAHMAAAAWASGFLNALLHTANTFSLPLCHGNALGQFFCEIPQIIKLSCSHSNIRKLGLIVVSLCLSFGCFVFIVFSYVQIFRAVLRIPSEQGRHKAFSTCLPHLVVVSLFLSTGTFAHLKPPSISSPSLNMSVSVLYSVVPPALNPLIYSLRNQELKAAVKRLMTGCFQKQ; encoded by the coding sequence atgtccaacagcagctccatcacgcacttcctcctgctggcattggcagacacgcggcagctgcagctcctgcacttctgcctcttgctgggcatctccctggctgccctcctgggcaacggcctcatcatcagtgccgtagcctgcggccaccacctgcacacgcccatgttcttcttcctgctcaacctggccctcagcgacctgggctccatctgcaccactgtccccaaagccatgcacaattccctctgggacaccagggacatctcctactcaggatgtgctgcacagctgtttttctttctgttcttcatctcagcagagctttccctccttactatcatgtgctatgaccgctatgtgtccatctgcaaacccctgcactacgggaccctcctgggcagcagagtttgtgcccacatggcagcagctgcctgggccagtggctttctcaatgctctgctgcacacagccaatacattttccctgcccctgtgccatggcaatgccctgggccagttcttctgtgaaatcccccagatcatcaagctctcctgctcccacTCAAACATCAGGAAACTTGGGCTCATTGTAGTTAGCCTTTGTTTAtcatttggctgttttgtgttcattgttttctcctatgtacagatcttcagggctgtgctgaggatcccctctgagcagggacggcacaaagccttttccacctgcctccctcacctggtcgtggtctccctgttcctcagcactggaacatttgctcacctgaagcccccctccatctcctccccatcacTTAATATGtcagtgtcagttctgtactcggtggtgcctccagccctgaaccccctcatctacagcctgaggaaccaggagctcaaggctgcagtgaagagactgatgactggatgctttcagaaacaATAA